A window of Blautia argi genomic DNA:
AGATGCCGGAACTCCTACACTGCAGATACCCCAGACAATCCGTTTCTCAAAAGTAAATTTCCGGGGATTCACACACACAAAGGTATTTCCTCTCTTTTTGAATAAAAGCAGAAAAAAATACAGGCAGGCAACACAGTTGGATAAAAAGGTTGCAAACCCTGCGCCTTCTGCCCCCATATCAAGTCCCCAGGGCAAGATAAAGATGGGATCCAGCAAAATATTAAGAAAGCACCCACTCATAGTTCCCAGGCTGGCATGAAGCGCAGAGCCTTCAGCCCGCACCATGTACGCCAGAACCACATTCAGAATTGCCGGAACTGCCCCAAACACCACTGTCCATTTCATGTAGCCCACTGTAGCGCCCATGGTGTTTGCATCTGCACCCAAAAGCTTCAAAAGGGGATTCTGAAAAATCCCACACAGCAAAGCAAAAACCGCACCACTCAAGAGTGCACAATAGAAACCAAAGGCAGAGCTCTTATATACTGTATCATAATCCTTTTTCCCCAGTGCACGGCTCATCATACTGGAACTTCCTACACCGAAAAGATTGTTTACTGCATTAAATGCCAGCAGCACCGGCGCAGCTAAGGTTACTGCTGCATTTTCTATGGCATTATTACACATACCTACAAAATAAGTATCTGCCAGATTATAAATAACCATAACCAAAGAACTTAGAATTGTGGGAACTGCCAGCTTTGCAACTGCTCTTGGTATGGGCGTCTGTTCAAACAAATTTACTTTATCCTCGTTTTGCATATTTTCCTCCTTCTATATTAATATAATTTTATTGTAACATAGAAGGAGAAGAGTTGTCTGCTGAATTTTGTTTTCTACCTCTTTTCCATTTTTCCTCTCATTTTAGACAGAATCTCTTTATATATCTTTTCTTCTGCCAGATTCTGCATCTCATACGGATCTTCCTCTAAATCGTAAAGTTCCTCTACATCATCTTTATTCCACACATACTTATATTTACCGCTTCTGACAGCTTTTGCTTCCCAAGGCGCCAGATGTCCGAAAGTTTCCGATATAACACTATCTCTCCATGGTATTTTTTGTCCATGATACAATTCTAAGATACTTCTTCCCTCTATCTGTTCCATTTTCCCATGTGCTATTGCCGCCAAAGTAGGTGCCAGATCCGCATTGCTTATCAATGCGCTGCTGACTTCACCCTTTGGCAAAACTCCTGGATAGGACATTACAAAAGGAATTCTCAGTACTTCTTCCGGCATATAAAAAGCCTTATCAAAATGTCCCCCATGACAGCCCAAAGCATCTCCGTGATCTGCCAACCATATAATCACTGTATTTTCATCTAAATGTAAGTCTTTCAGCTTTTCTATAATTCTTCCTGCCGCCTCATCTACCATAGTATTCTGTGCGTAACATCTCGAAAAAAGTAACCGCCACTTTTCTTCCGGCAAAGCATTTGGTATTTTCAATCTTTTATTCTCACTGGTATCTCTTCCTGTATCAAAAAAATAAGACTCCGGCTTTCCTTCTAGCGTGTCATGAAAGCTGGGATATTCTCCCATATTCTCCAACGGATACATCTCTGTATATTCCTTAGCCGGGTGATATGGCTGATGCGGTCCCCAGAAATCCACACGCATCATAAACGGCATATCTTCTTTATGCGTTTTCTGAATTTCTTCTAATTGCCTGCACGCCATCTCGGATACATAAAAAGCCTCGTGGGATTCTTTGGGTGCTTCTAACACTCCTGATAAAGCTTCATTTAAAAGAGGACGGGTGAAACGGTAAATATCCCCTTCCTCAACGTCATCAATCCAGCCCTTTTCACACATATTTACTTCCACTTTCATAGCTGCCGGCGGCAATTCTTTCTCCTTTATATAATCCTGATATTCCTTCTGGTGATACGGGTTTGAATAATCCGGATAGGATATCCCTTTACACCCCAAATCTGCCGGTGTACCCTTTCCCGCATGCCATTTTCCAAAATAATACGTTTCATATCCCTGCTCTTTTAAAATACCCAGATATGTTTCGGTCTGCTCATATCCTGTTTCAAAAGAATTATCCCTCTGTCCATGAGCATGGGGATAAAGCCCTGTCATCATTGTTTTTCTGGAAGGCATACATAAAGGTGTACTGCAATATGTATTCTCAAAAGACACTCCTTCCTGCTTTAATTGTTCTAAATACGGTCTTTTTATTTGCTTATGCCCGTAAAAAGCCACATGATCTTCTACAATCATAAGAATATTAGGTTTTAAATCTCTGTCCATCTTCTATCCCTCATAGCATTTTCACATAAAAAACTCCTACCGGTCTTCAGATTCCATTGTTCTATAAGGTTTCTCCATCTATAATGTGATAATTTTCAAAATAATTCATGGAAACAGACTCTCCCTGCATCTGTCGGATAAGAAGCTTCACTGCTGTTCTGGATACTTCTTCTACCGAATTATAAATAGTAGATAAACGAGGAGTAATATAATTCAAAAACTCAATATCGTCAAATCCCATAATCCCGTAATCTCTTGGAGTTTTCATTCCTATTTTCTTTAACTCTTTCATAATTTCCAGTGCAAAAATATCCCCTGAACAGAAAAATGCTGTCTTCTTGCCACTGTCTTTCACTATTTTTTTTGCTTCTTCGATATAGTCATAATTTGACAAGATTTGACTGCTTATTTTTGTATTTGCTGCAATTACATCGCAAAAACCTGCAAGTCTTTCTCTATGGGTGAAAATATTTCCTTCGTCTATCCCCCCTAATGGAGGACACACAAAAATAACTTCCTCATATCCGGTTTTTATTATTTTTTCCACCGCTTCCTTTGCAGCTTCTTTTTCCTGAATACCAACAAAAGGCAGTGTATCCGAAACCTTATTCCCTATTATAACCAGAGGAATCCCCAAATTTTTCAGAAAATGAGCAAATTCTTCTCCTTCATTTACCGGAGATAAAATCAACCCGTCCATGTGATAATCTGCCAATTTTCTGATTAATTCTATTTCCTTTGTCTTATTTTTATCGTGCAATGTAATATTAACAGAATACCCCTGTTTCTGTGCTTCTGTTTCTATCGCACTGAGCATTTGGGCAAAATACTGATTCTTCACATCAAATACAACAACCCCAATATACATGGTTCTGCCTTTTACAAGTCCTCTTGCCAGCAAATCAGGTCTGTATCCAAGTTCTTTTGCTGTTTTTAAAATTCTTTCTTTTGTTTCTTCACTGATTCTTCCCTGATTATTTAAGGCCCTAAGCACAGTTGTTCTTGAAACCTGACAGATTTTTGCAATATCATTTGTTGTGATGCTCATTTTTTGCCTCCGCTTTTCTTTTTACAGAATTATTCTGTTCTAATCCGAACCATATTCCAGGACAGTTTTGGAAATATTCCTTTTACAGATGATCCTTTTATTTCCATATCCTTCCTGTCTTGTGGTTTTATTTTACCATGACTTTCCCTGTTTGTCGCCTCCGGCTCTTCAGAAATCATTACTTTATGTTCGATTATATCTACAGGCTTATACCCCTGAATTTCTACGCAAACTTCCATATCCTGATTTTCACTTCTGTTTACCGCAAAAACAACTAATTCTTTTTCCTCTGCATTTTCCACAACTACGGAATCCAAAAATGAAATCTGCTTTGTTCCTTTTTGATATACAGGAGCATTTATACGAACATCCATAACCTCCCCTTTTCCATAATTTGCCATATGAGCAAATGGATAATAATTAGGCTGAAGCCAGAGTCCCCCGCCTTTTTCTGTCATAATCATAGCGCTGATATTAGCAAGAAGGGACTGACATGCAATTTTTACTCTGTCTGCATTTTTTAAAAGCGTCATTAACATTTCTGCGAAAAGCAGCGAATCCTGAAAGCTATATATCATTTCACTGATAGGCGCCGCATTTTTCCATGGATTTCCTTCACATTCCTTCACTGTCTCCTCTGAATGATGCGTCCATACGCCCCATTCATCAAAACTGATATAAAGTTCCTTTTCACTTCTTTTTTTTGCTTTGATGTAGTCACACACAGATACAACTGTTTTTATATACTGGTTCATTTCATCTGCCTGAGCCAGAAATTCTATCATATTCTTTTCATGTCCGTCAAAATACTGATGCAGCGAAATGTAATCTACAAATTCATATGTTTCCTCCAATGTGGCAGCTTCCCATTCCGGATAAGTATCCATAGTATTTAAGGAGCTTCCGCAGGACACCAGTTCAACAGACGGGTCAAGCACCTTCATAGCTTTTGCGGTTTCTCTTGCCAGTTTTCCATAATCCTTTGCATCTTTATGTCCTAACTGCCACATTCCATCCATCTCATTTCCCAGACACCATGTTTTCACATGATATGGCTCTGCATGCCCGTTGTCTTTTCGCATATCACTATAGGTTGTCCCTTCCTGAAAATTACAGTATTCCAGATAGTGAACAGCATCTTCAATTCCTCTGGTTCCCAGATTCACAGCCAGTACAGGCTCTGTGCCTGCCTTTTTGCACCATTTCATAAATTCATCTGTACCAAACTCATTGGTTTCTATTGCTTTCCATGCAAGCTCTGGGCGTCTGGGACGAAGCTTTTTATCTCCAATTCCATCTTCCCAGTGGTAGCAGGATACAAAGTTTCCTCCAGGATAACGAATACTGGTAATTCCCGCATCTTTCACAGCCTGTAGCACATCGGTCCGAAACCCGTCTTCATCTGCACAGGGATTTTCAGGTTCGTAAACACCTGAATAAACAACTCTTCCCATATGTTCCACAAAGCTTCCATATATTCTTTTATCAATTTTTCCTTTTCTGTAAACCTTATTTACAATAATCTTTCCCTGTTTCATAATATCCTCCTAGTCTTTCATTCCGCTTGTCGCCACACTTGCAATAAAATATTTCTGGAAGAAAATATAAATAATCAACAATGGCAATACGGATAATAACGCTCCTGCAAGCTGGGGTCCGTAATAGGTGGTCGCATGCTCTCCTACGAATAAAGCAAGACCTGCCGATAGAGTTCTCATCCTGGTACTGCTGGTCATCATAAGCGGATACAGCAAATCATTCCAGTTCTGCATAAGATGAAAAATAGCCAGTGTCAAAGTACCCGGAAGCACAAGAGGGAACATAATCTTCCAGAAGATTCCAAATTCACTCATACCATCTACACGGGCCGCTTCTTCCAAATCCTTTGGCAAAGCCGCAAAATAAGAACGCATCATAAAAATTCCAAATGCTGACGTTGCTTTTGGAAGAATCAGACCAGCATAGGTATCTAAAAGTCCCAGGAAATTAGATTCCAAAAACAATGGAATCATCATAACCTGAAAAGGCACCATCATGGTAATCAGAACCAGCACAAACAAAATATTTTTCCCTTTAAAATTCAAACGTGCAAAAGCATATCCTGTCATAGAATCAAACAAAACAGCCAGAATGGTGGCACCACCTGCAAAAATCACAGTATTTTTTATATAGTCTGCCATAGGAATGGTATCAAAAATTCTCTGGAAAGATTTCAATGTATATTCTGTACCAAAAACAGACGGCGGGAATCCTATAATCTCTTTCTCTACTTTAAATGCTCCTACTACAAGCCAGATAAGAGGGAAAAGAACAATCAGGATAATCAGAAGCATAAGAACAGTTTTTAAAATTTTTAACGGAACTTCTCTTGTCTTTATCTTATTTCTCATTTTCAATCTTTTCCTCCTAATCCTGCTTCATAAACATATTTTTATACATGGGCATGGATATAATTAAAATCAATATCAACAGCAATACCGATAATGCACACGCATATCCCAGCTCATAAGGCTCATTAAATCCATTTTTATAAATATACTGTACCAGAGTTTCTGTCTTGTACTGAGGACCTCCCTGTGTCGTAACATATACCTGGTCAAACACCTGCAAAGAACCTATGGTATTCGTAATCAGGCAAAACCCCAACGTCTGCTTTAACAGGGGAATTGTAATACTGAAAAATTGCCTTACTTTTCCTGCACCGTCCATAGCAGCAGCTTCATAATAACTGGAAGAAATCCCCTGTATTCCTACTACCAGAATAGACATGGTATATCCAAAGTTTTTCCACACGGTCATAGCAATAACTGTGGGCATAGCCATATGCGGATCTCTGAAAAACATAGCGCCGTGAATTCCCACCTTCTCTAATAAATACGGAATAAACCCAATGTTTCCATCTAATAAAATAGACCAGATAATTCCGACAGCCGCCATGGAACATACCACTGGCAGAAAGAAAATAGAACGGGCTGCTTTGTTAAACCATGTTGTCTTTGTCAGTGCATTTGCCACCAGAAGTCCGATGATAATTTGCAGAGGTACTTCAAATGCCACGAACACCACTGTATTCATTAATGCATTCCAAAATCTTTCATCTGCAAATGCCTCTATAAAATTCTGAAGGCCGGCAAAATGCGTATCTGTAAAAAATATATTCATATCAAACAGACTGATAATTAATGATGCTGCCAGTGGAATAAGGGCAAAAACAAATAATACACACAACGATGGCAGCAGAAAAATATAAGCTGCTTTGTCCGGTCTGTTCCAATATCTTTTAATTCTCTTAATCCTTTCCATAAAATTCACCTTTCTGTTTCATGCTGTCCCAAAACGGAAGAGGGCTGCCAAACTTATTCAGCACCGCCCTCTCTATCCCATCTATTCTTCATTCAATATTTCATTGATTTTTTCATCTGCTTTTTCCAGTTCGCTTTGCGGGTCGTTTCCGGCAATTACATTTTCAATCACAGGAAACAGCACATCATTATTCACCTGACTGGCTTCCTTAATCCCTGGTGCAAAGGAAAATCCAAAATCTGAAATGGAAGATAATGCACTTACAATCTCATCACTCTGAATGTCTTTATCCTCAGACAATGAGTTTAAGTACGGAGGATATCCATTTCTCAATGACCATTCCTTACTGATTTCATCTGTATTCCAATATGCAATAAAATCATACGCAGCTTCTTTTTCTTCCTCACTGCAGGTAGAGGTAACGCCAAATCCCTGAACTTCAATTACTCCTGCTGCCTGTGTATCACCTTTTGGCATTCCTGTTACGCCAAAATTAATTTCCGCTTCCTTCAAACCGCTGACAAGCCATGGACCGCCGCAGTAAATTCCCATCTGACCTGCAAGCATCAGATTATCTGTGTCTGCCCCTGTCGAACCAATAGGTGTATCCCCATTTTTTGCTAAATCCTGTATGTATTGCAGCGTTTTCAAATTTTCCGGTGAATTTACAACAGAAGATTTTCCATCTTCTGAAAATACATCTCCCCCATTAGATTTAAACATTGCATTAAAATAGCATGGCGCCCCGCTGACAGGGAAACCAACTCCATAAATCTTTTTTGACGAATCTGTAATTTTCCCTGCAAATTCCGCTACCTCTTCCCATGTAGTCGGCGGTGTTTCCGGATCAAGGCCAGCTTTTTCAAACAAATCTTTATTCCAGTACAGGAAGGTAGAATGTACCTGCATAGGAATCATCATCTGTTTCCCATCATACTGCAAAGCAGAAAGTGAAGATTCAGAAAAGTTTTCTTTATCCGTACCTGTAACTTCAAAGAAGTCGTCTATTGGACTGACAATATCATTTTCTGCATAAGTCGAAGTGAAAAAATTACCTTTTACTACTAACGCCGGTGCTGTTTTTGAAGCAATTGCTGCCGGAAGTTTTTCTTCCATACTATCCGCGGGCATAATATCCATTTCTATGGTAACACCTTTATCGTTTTCTTTATTGTATTTTTCTACAATTTCCCTAAGCACATCACCATCTGTTCCGGTAAAGGAATTCCAGAATTGAATCGTAACTCCCTCTCCATCTTTTGCGGTACTGCTTTCCTCTCCTTTATCTGCAACAGGAGATGAGGTGTTACATGCGCTTAATACAGATGCTGCTGTGAGGCAACTTATAATTGACAATGCTACAAGACTTTTTTTCTTCATTTTGCTCTCCTCAAATCATAAACATTGAATTCAGGACAATTCGCAATAGCGCGCTCCCCCGGAGGGTTTCGATTTACAAAAAATAAAATTTAATATAAACCAAGAAAGAAATCTTTACTTTTCCATTATTTTCCTATAAAATAATGTTTGTAAGAATGTCCTGACAGATTATTCCTTGTTTTGCGGCAACGATAATCTGGCGGGATATTTTTTCACCTCTCTTTCCCTCTCTTCTTTCTTATCCCTTAAACCAAGTTCCTTTGTCCTTTGGGTTTTTAGTTCATTTTTATTGCGTACACGTGTACTCTTTTATCTGTATTATAGTGTTTATATGTTTTTATGTCAATACAATTTTATTCTCTTCACATTTTCTGTCGCTTCATCTAATTTTCCATTATAATTTTTGTGCATTTTGCCGACTCCTTTTTCTAAATTAAGACATCTGCATATGAAATTCATAAATCGCACATGCCACAACATCAGCAGGCAAATAAAGCGAATATTCACCTGGACATACAAAAACCCCAGAGGTTTCAACCTCCAGGGTTTTCTATTCTTTATTTTCCAATAACAACCTTATCCAGCTTCCAGATTTCATCTACATACTGCTGAATCGTTCTGTCAGAAGTAAACTTACCGGAGCAAGCAGTGTTCAGAAGCGCCATTTTCGCCCATCTTGCTTCATCTCTATATGCCTCTTCCACTTTTTCCTGTGCTGCTGCATAGGATTTGAAATCAGCCAGAATAAAGTAAGTATCTGCTCTGTCACTGCTGTTTGTATTCAACAGAGAATCGTAAATTTCACGGAACATATTGAAATCTCCGCCTGAATAAGTGCCGTTGATCAACTGCATCAGCACGTTTCTGATGTCCGGGTCATTATTGAAATACTGCATGGGGTCATAGCCGCCGTTGTTTTCATAGTTAATGACTTCGTCAGAAGAAAGCCCAAAGATAAATGCGTTTTCTGCACCTACTTCTTCTACGATTTCCACATTCGCACCGTCCATGGTTCCCAGTGTAGGCGCGCCGTTTAACATGAACTTCATGTTTCCGGTTCCTGATGCCTCTTTACTTGCTGTAGAAATCTGCTCGGATACGTCTGCTGCTGCAAAAATCATTTCCGCATTGGATACACGGTAGTTTTCAATAAACACCACTTTCAGCTTTCCGTCAATGGACTTATCATTGTTAATCACATCTGCCACTGCATTTATCAGCTTAATGGTCTGTTTTGCACGTCTGTAGCCTGCTGCTGCTTTTGCACCAAAGATAAAGGTTCTCGGATAGAACGGCATTTCCGGGTGTTCCTTAATCTTATTATACAGATACATCACATGCAAAATATTCATAAGCTGGCGTTTGTATTCGTGAAGTCGTTTTACCTGAACATCAAAAATAGAATTTGGATTTACCTCAATTCCATTATGCTCCAGAATATATTTTGCCAGACGAACTTTATTCTGATGCTTGATATTCATAAATTCCTGCTGTGCCTTCTTATCATCTGCATAAACCTTTAATTTAGACAGCTCCGGCAGATTTGTAATCCAGCCGTCGCCAATATGGTCTGTAATCCAGTTTGCCAGAAGCGGATTTCCGTGAAGCAGGAAACGTCTTTGTGTAATACCGTTTGTCTTATTGTTGAATTTCTCCGGATACATTTCATAGAAATCCTTTAATTCCTGTTTTTTCAGAATTTCTGTGTGAAGCTGCGCTACACCGTTTACAGAATAACCGCCTGCAATGGCAAGGTGCGCCATTTTCACCTGACCGTCATAAATGATTGCCATTTTACGAATTTTTTCCTGGTCGCCCGGATATTTGGACTGGATTTCCAGAAGGAATCTGCGGTTAATTTCCTCAATAATCTGGTATACACGGGGAAGCAGTTTGGAAAACAGCTCAATGGGCCATTTTTCCAGAGCTTCTGCCATAATAGTATGGTTAGTGTATGCACAGGTGTGAGTGGTAATATCCCACGCCTCTTCCCATGTCATATTTTCTTCGTCCACCAGAATACGCATCAGCTCTGCAACTGTCATAGTCGGATGTGTATCATTTAACTGGAAAGTTACCTTTTTCGGTAAATCATGCAGGTCACTGTGAGATTTTTTAAATTTCTCAATAGCTGCCTGAATACTTGCAGAAATAAAGAAATACTGCTGTTTTAAACGGAGTTCCTTTCCTGCATAATGGTTATCGTTTGGATACAGAACCTCTACAATGTTTTTCGCCAGGTTTTCCTGTTCTACTGCCTTGTGGTATTCACCCTTATCAAACAAATCCAACTGGAAGTCATTGATTGCTTCCGCGTCCCAGATACGAAGGGTATTTACAATCTGATTGTTGTAGCCCACAATCGGCATATCGTAAGGAATGGCTCTTACAGACTGATAGCCCTCCTGGATAAAGTGGTTTCTGCCTGTAGCTGCATCGTATTCCACTCTGACATAACCGCCGAATTTTACTTCTTTTGCATATTCCGGACGACGCAGTTCAAATGGATAGCCGTTCTTTAACCAGTTATCCGGCACTTCTACCTGATAACCGTTTTCGATTTTCTGTTTGAACAGACCATAGTGGTAACGAATACCGCAGCCATACGCACAATATCCCAATGTTGCCAGAGAATCCAAAAAGCAGGCTGCCAGTCTTCCAAGACCTCCGTTTCCAAGAGCCGGATCCGGCTCCTGGTCTTCAATTACATTTAAGTCAAATCCCAGCTCGTCCAGAGCTTCTTTTACTTCATTATATGCACACAGGTTAATCAGGTTATTTCCCAGTGCGCGTCCCATCAGGAATTCCATGGACAGGTAATAAACAATTTTCGGGTCATCTTTTTCATACTGTTTCTGTGTCAAAAGCCAGTTGTCAATAATTACGTCTTTTACAGCAAGAGATACCGCCTGAAAAACCTGTTCCTGAGTTGCCTCATCAATGGTCTTTCTGTAAAGCATTTTTACATTTTCTTTAACGCTTTCCTTAAATTCCTCTTTCTTGAAATGATTATCCAACATCTCCCTTTTCCTCCTACCGAAAGTTATGAAAGTTTTTCCACTCCTAATTTTACACCTTCTGAGTTAATTTTCCAATCTTTTGTATAACCCTTTACTTCATTATAAACAACTTCTTCTGCCAATACTTCGGATTTGATTTCTTTTTCGTGTACGCGGAAAATCCCCTCAATAACCTGATTCTCTGCAAGAGATACACGAATCTTATCCATGACCTCAAATCCCGCCTCTTTACGCATGGTCTGGATTTTGCTGATAATTTCTCTTACAAATCCCTCTTCAATCAGTTCCGGTGTCAGGTTGGTATCCAGAACAACAGTAATATCGTTGTCATTTTCAGAAACATATCCTTCCATCTGTGCCATATCAATGAGCAGATCGCTTTCCAACAGCACGATTTCCTCGCCGTTTACAGCCAGCTTCAGTTCTCCCTGTGCTTTTAACTCGTCCATAGCTTTGTTTCCATCCAGTTCAGCCAGAGCTGTCTTAATACCGCCCAAAAACTTGCCGTATTTCGGTCCTACAGTCTTCAACTGTGGCTTAAAGGTGTAGGAAGTAAAGTTCCTTACATCATCGGTAAATTCCATTTCTTTTACATTTAATTCATCTGTAATAATGTCTTTGTAGAAATCAGAAAGTTCGAACGGCGCTTTTACAAACATTTTTCCGATTGGCTGACGGTTCTTGATGTTTGCCGCATTTCTGCAGGCGCGTCCCATAACAACCACCTTTAACAAATCGTCCATGTTTTCTTCCAGCTCTTTGTCAATCCACTCTTCCTTCACTTCCGGGAAGTCACAAAGATGAATACTTTCCGGTGCGTTCTTATCCAGACTTCTCACCAGGTTCTGGTAAATATCCTCTGTCATAAACGGAACCATAGGAGCAGCTGCCTTGGAAATAGTCACAAGGGCTGTATACAGTGTCATGTATGCATTAATCTTATCCTGCTCCATGCCTTTTGCCCAGAAACGCTCGCGGCTTCTTCTAACATACCAGTTACTCATATCATCTACAAATTCCTGTAAAGCTCTTGCGGTTTCCGGAATCCTGTAAGCAGCCAGATTTTCATCTACGGCTTTTACTACCGTATTCAGCTTGGATAAAAGCCATTTGTCCATAACCGGAAGCTTATCGTATTCCAATGTATATTTTGTTGCGTCAAATTCATCAATGTTTGCATACAGTACAAAGAATGCATAAGTATTCCAAAGCGTACCCATGAACTTACGCTGTCCCTCCTGCACGGCTTTTCCGTGGAAGCGGTTTGGCAGCCATGGCGCACTGTTTACATAGAAGTACCAGCGGATTGCATCTGCGCCGTATTTTTCCAGTGCATCAAATGGGTCTACGGCATTTCCCTTAGATTTACTCATCTTCTGTCCGTTTTCGTCCTGTACATGTCCCAGTACAATAACGTTCTTGTATGGCGCTTTGTTAAACAGCAGTGTAGATTCTGCCAGCAGGGAATAGAACCAGCCTCTTGTCTGGTCTACAGCTTCAGAAATAAAGTCTGCCGGGAACTGCTGCTCAAACAATTCTTTGTTTTCAAATGGATAGTGGTGCTGTGCAAAA
This region includes:
- a CDS encoding LacI family DNA-binding transcriptional regulator, encoding MSITTNDIAKICQVSRTTVLRALNNQGRISEETKERILKTAKELGYRPDLLARGLVKGRTMYIGVVVFDVKNQYFAQMLSAIETEAQKQGYSVNITLHDKNKTKEIELIRKLADYHMDGLILSPVNEGEEFAHFLKNLGIPLVIIGNKVSDTLPFVGIQEKEAAKEAVEKIIKTGYEEVIFVCPPLGGIDEGNIFTHRERLAGFCDVIAANTKISSQILSNYDYIEEAKKIVKDSGKKTAFFCSGDIFALEIMKELKKIGMKTPRDYGIMGFDDIEFLNYITPRLSTIYNSVEEVSRTAVKLLIRQMQGESVSMNYFENYHIIDGETL
- a CDS encoding carbohydrate ABC transporter permease — its product is MRNKIKTREVPLKILKTVLMLLIILIVLFPLIWLVVGAFKVEKEIIGFPPSVFGTEYTLKSFQRIFDTIPMADYIKNTVIFAGGATILAVLFDSMTGYAFARLNFKGKNILFVLVLITMMVPFQVMMIPLFLESNFLGLLDTYAGLILPKATSAFGIFMMRSYFAALPKDLEEAARVDGMSEFGIFWKIMFPLVLPGTLTLAIFHLMQNWNDLLYPLMMTSSTRMRTLSAGLALFVGEHATTYYGPQLAGALLSVLPLLIIYIFFQKYFIASVATSGMKD
- the arfA gene encoding arabinosylfuranosidase ArfA; the protein is MKQGKIIVNKVYRKGKIDKRIYGSFVEHMGRVVYSGVYEPENPCADEDGFRTDVLQAVKDAGITSIRYPGGNFVSCYHWEDGIGDKKLRPRRPELAWKAIETNEFGTDEFMKWCKKAGTEPVLAVNLGTRGIEDAVHYLEYCNFQEGTTYSDMRKDNGHAEPYHVKTWCLGNEMDGMWQLGHKDAKDYGKLARETAKAMKVLDPSVELVSCGSSLNTMDTYPEWEAATLEETYEFVDYISLHQYFDGHEKNMIEFLAQADEMNQYIKTVVSVCDYIKAKKRSEKELYISFDEWGVWTHHSEETVKECEGNPWKNAAPISEMIYSFQDSLLFAEMLMTLLKNADRVKIACQSLLANISAMIMTEKGGGLWLQPNYYPFAHMANYGKGEVMDVRINAPVYQKGTKQISFLDSVVVENAEEKELVVFAVNRSENQDMEVCVEIQGYKPVDIIEHKVMISEEPEATNRESHGKIKPQDRKDMEIKGSSVKGIFPKLSWNMVRIRTE
- a CDS encoding sulfatase-like hydrolase/transferase yields the protein MDRDLKPNILMIVEDHVAFYGHKQIKRPYLEQLKQEGVSFENTYCSTPLCMPSRKTMMTGLYPHAHGQRDNSFETGYEQTETYLGILKEQGYETYYFGKWHAGKGTPADLGCKGISYPDYSNPYHQKEYQDYIKEKELPPAAMKVEVNMCEKGWIDDVEEGDIYRFTRPLLNEALSGVLEAPKESHEAFYVSEMACRQLEEIQKTHKEDMPFMMRVDFWGPHQPYHPAKEYTEMYPLENMGEYPSFHDTLEGKPESYFFDTGRDTSENKRLKIPNALPEEKWRLLFSRCYAQNTMVDEAAGRIIEKLKDLHLDENTVIIWLADHGDALGCHGGHFDKAFYMPEEVLRIPFVMSYPGVLPKGEVSSALISNADLAPTLAAIAHGKMEQIEGRSILELYHGQKIPWRDSVISETFGHLAPWEAKAVRSGKYKYVWNKDDVEELYDLEEDPYEMQNLAEEKIYKEILSKMRGKMEKR
- a CDS encoding MATE family efflux transporter, with the translated sequence MQNEDKVNLFEQTPIPRAVAKLAVPTILSSLVMVIYNLADTYFVGMCNNAIENAAVTLAAPVLLAFNAVNNLFGVGSSSMMSRALGKKDYDTVYKSSAFGFYCALLSGAVFALLCGIFQNPLLKLLGADANTMGATVGYMKWTVVFGAVPAILNVVLAYMVRAEGSALHASLGTMSGCFLNILLDPIFILPWGLDMGAEGAGFATFLSNCVACLYFFLLLFKKRGNTFVCVNPRKFTFEKRIVWGICSVGVPASIQNLLNVTGMTLLNNFTSSFGADAVAAMGITQKINMVPMNIAMGLSQGIMPLISYNYSSRNHKRMKGALTFSAKASLGFITVVAAGYFVGAAQLTQLFMDNGTIVAYGTRFLRGFCLGLPFLCMDFLAVGVFQAVGMGREALLFAIMRKIVLEIPALYILNFLFPLYGLAYAQLTAEVVLAVAAVLVLKRLFQRISRENV
- a CDS encoding ABC transporter substrate-binding protein, translated to MKKKSLVALSIISCLTAASVLSACNTSSPVADKGEESSTAKDGEGVTIQFWNSFTGTDGDVLREIVEKYNKENDKGVTIEMDIMPADSMEEKLPAAIASKTAPALVVKGNFFTSTYAENDIVSPIDDFFEVTGTDKENFSESSLSALQYDGKQMMIPMQVHSTFLYWNKDLFEKAGLDPETPPTTWEEVAEFAGKITDSSKKIYGVGFPVSGAPCYFNAMFKSNGGDVFSEDGKSSVVNSPENLKTLQYIQDLAKNGDTPIGSTGADTDNLMLAGQMGIYCGGPWLVSGLKEAEINFGVTGMPKGDTQAAGVIEVQGFGVTSTCSEEEKEAAYDFIAYWNTDEISKEWSLRNGYPPYLNSLSEDKDIQSDEIVSALSSISDFGFSFAPGIKEASQVNNDVLFPVIENVIAGNDPQSELEKADEKINEILNEE
- a CDS encoding carbohydrate ABC transporter permease, producing MERIKRIKRYWNRPDKAAYIFLLPSLCVLFVFALIPLAASLIISLFDMNIFFTDTHFAGLQNFIEAFADERFWNALMNTVVFVAFEVPLQIIIGLLVANALTKTTWFNKAARSIFFLPVVCSMAAVGIIWSILLDGNIGFIPYLLEKVGIHGAMFFRDPHMAMPTVIAMTVWKNFGYTMSILVVGIQGISSSYYEAAAMDGAGKVRQFFSITIPLLKQTLGFCLITNTIGSLQVFDQVYVTTQGGPQYKTETLVQYIYKNGFNEPYELGYACALSVLLLILILIISMPMYKNMFMKQD